One region of Quercus lobata isolate SW786 chromosome 2, ValleyOak3.0 Primary Assembly, whole genome shotgun sequence genomic DNA includes:
- the LOC115974976 gene encoding receptor kinase-like protein Xa21 isoform X1, translating into MMLIQRPSILLLLAFLLVQPCILQLSQSSNNFTDQSALIAFKSSISFGPNDTVFAASNWSITTNFCDWFGVSCSRRRQRVTALNLSNVGLQGIISPHIANLSFLVSLDLTNNSFYGVLPHEISHLHRLRELRLSYNLLEGSIPPTIHNCHKLEYLFLVENNFSGFIPKDLGMLPKLRELHLSDNRLMGTIPSSLSNISSLEMLNLQSNSLTGPFPLIIFNFSFLTVLATTDNHFSGTLPMDLCTQHCPNLKGLYISYNEFSGKLPSQFNNCRELSILSLSDNKFDGSITEGFGSLEKLEVLFLGSNDLTGNIPPIISNLSMLQKFSIENNHISGSIPSDIWSLQNLIRLNFAVNNLTGTIPQNIFNVTSLKHLLLTINSFSGNLPLDTRISCPNLETLFLNTNNISGPLPSYLSNCSNLIDIDFTTNLLSGPIPTSLGNLKYLKTLFMSENQLLEKPGDQEHSFLSSLTNCRFLEELYIAVNPLNVTIPDVIGNFSVSLTTIVAFQSQIKGQIPIGIGSLKNLNFLDLSYNNLSGNIPSTLGELEGLQRLYLRDNNIGGNIPQELCQLRKLGDLLLSNNKISGSIPDCIGNLTVLQKLNLSHNGLTSSIPLNVLSLENLLFLDLSSNSLVGSLSPNMKKLAAIVFVDLSQNQIIGNIPSVIGSFESLSYLNMSKNKFQGDIPQSFGHLKGLDQLDLSNNYLFGTIPKSFEELRYLKFLNLSFNNLSGEIPFGGPFANFTAESFLGNVALCGNSTFGVPPCTSLSSQGSRVKQLLLKYIVPTIGSIIIIVALVIVLRRHPQSNMEIPGLPITLCQLNHRMISYQEIYRGTNNFSESNLLGIGGFGSVYKGILSDGITVAIKVLNLQLEGAFKSFDVECKVLRAIRHRNLVKIISTCSNPEFRALVLQYMPNGSLEKWLYSHNYYLNLVQRVSIMVDIASALDYLHNGQSESVVHCDLKPSNILLDEEFVAHVGDFGIAKILVENKDATQTKTIGTIGYIAPEYGSEGIVSTKGDIYSYGIILMEMIARKKPTDEMFVGELGMRQWIASRLDKMEVVDHNLLRREDGRDVTVTQTILSSILELGLRCSEGLPDARPNIKEVVAKVNKIKLALLGDRNKRV; encoded by the exons ATGATGCTTATACAAAGGCCATCCATTCTCTTGCTCTTGGCTTTTCTTTTAGTGCAGCCATGCATACTTCAGTTGTCCCAGTCTTCCAACAACTTTACCGATCAGTCGGCTCTCATTGCCTTCAAATCTAGTATCAGTTTTGGTCCAAACGATACTGTATTCGCAGCTAGTAACTGGTCCATCACAACAAACTTCTGTGACTGGTTTGGGGTCTCTTGCAGCCGACGCAGACAAAGAGTCACAGCGTTGAACCTTTCCAACGTGGGTCTCCAAGGCATCATTTCCCCTCATATAGCGAACCTCTCCTTCCTAGTCTCACTTGATCTCACTAACAACAGCTTCTATGGTGTTCTACCACATGAGATAAGTCATCTACACCGCTTGAGGGAACTTCGTTTGTCATACAACCTATTGGAAGGTAGTATCCCTCCAACTATACATAATTGCCACAAGCTTGAATATTTATTTCTTGTAGAAAACAATTTCAGCGGTTTCATACCAAAAGATTTGGGCATGTTACCAAAGCTTCGTGAATTACATCTTAGTGATAATCGTCTTATGGGTACAATTCCATCGTCTCTCAGCAATATTTCATCACTAGAGATGTTGAATCTGCAGTCCAATAGCCTCACTGGTCCATTTCCTCTCATTATTTTTAACTTCTCTTTTCTAACGGTTCTTGCTACCACAGATAATCACTTCTCAGGAACCCTTCCAATGGATCTTTGCACCCAGCATTGTCCTAATCTTAAAGGACTCTATATTTCCTACAACGAATTCAGCGGTAAGCTCCCCTCACAGTTTAATAACTGCAGAGAGCTTTCAATCTTATCTCTGTCAGACAATAAGTTTGATGGAAGTATTACAGAAGGTTTTGGGAGTTTAGAAAAGCTTGAAGTGCTATTTCTTGGAAGTAATGACTTAACTGGAAATATACCCCCTATCATAAGCAACTTGTCAATGTTACAAAAGTTTTCCATTGAAAATAACCACATCAGTGGAAGCATTCCAAGTGATATATGGAGTCTCCAAAATCTGATTAGATTGAATTTTGCTGTGAATAATCTCACAGGGACAATAccccaaaatattttcaatgttaCATCTCTAAAACATCTCTTGTTGACCATAAATTCCTTCTCTGGAAATCTTCCATTAGATACTAGGATCTCTTGCCCTAATCTTGAAACTCTGTTTCTTAATACTAACAATATTAGTGGTCCTCTCCCATCATATCTTTCAAATTGTTCCAACCTCATTGACATAGATTTTACTACAAACTTACTCTCTGGACCTATTCCCACAAGTCTTGGAAATTTAAAATATCTCAAAACACTATTTATGAGTGAGAATCAGCTACTAGAGAAGCCTGGAGATCAAGAACATAGTTTCCTTTCATCTTTGACTAATTGCAGATTTTTGGAGGAGCTATATATAGCTGTCAATCCCTTGAATGTTACAATTCCAGATGTCATTggaaatttttcagtttcactTACAACTATTGTTGCATTTCAAAGCCAAATAAAGGGTCAAATTCCTATAGGAATTGGTTCCTTGAAAAACTTGAACTTTCTTGATTTGAGCTATAACAATTTGTCTGGAAATATACCGTCAACATTAGGGGAATTGGAGGGGTTGCAAAGATTGTATCTTAGAGACAACAATATTGGCGGAAACATTCCACAAGAGCTTTGTCAGCTGAGGAAGTTGGGAGATTTACTTCTctcaaataacaaaatttctGGATCCATCCCAGATTGCATTGGAAACCTTACTGTTTTGCAGAAACTAAATCTAAGTCATAACGGATTAACATCTTCAATCCCATTGAATGTGTTGAGCCTTGAGAATTTATTGTTCTTAGATTTATCATCAAATTCCCTTGTTGGATCTTTGTCtccaaatatgaaaaaattggCTGCTATTGTATTTGTGGACTTGTCTCAAAACCAAATTATTGGAAATATTCCAAGTGTCATTGGTTCCTTCGAAAGCCTAAGTTATCTAAACATGTCAAAGAACAAATTCCAAGGAGACATTCCACAATCTTTTGGACACTTGAAAGGATTGGATCAGCTGGACCTCTCAAACAATTATCTATTCGGTACAATTCCTAAATCATTTGAGGAACTTCGATATCTCAAGTTTTTGAATCTTTCCTTCAATAATTTATCAGGAGAGATTCCATTTGGTGGACCTTTTGCAAACTTCACAGCAGAATCATTTTTAGGTAATGTAGCACTTTGCGGGAATTCAACTTTTGGAGTTCCACCTTGCACAAGTCTAAGTTCTCAAGGATCAAGGGTGAAACAACTTTTGCTCAAATATATTGTTCCTACCATTGGATCAATAATAATTATTGTAGCATTGGTCATTGTGCTAAGAAGGCATCCACAATCTAACATGGAGATTCCAGGTTTACCTATCACATTGTGTCAATTGAATCACAGAATGATATCttatcaagagatttatcgtgGGACAAACAACTTTTCTGAAAGCAACTTGCTTGGAATTGGAGGTTTTGGTTCTGTGTACAAAGGAATACTATCTGATGGGATCACTGTTGCTATCAAAGTTCTAAACCTACAATTAGAGGGTgctttcaaaagttttgatGTTGAATGCAAGGTGTTAAGAGCAATCCGACACAGGAATCTAGTTAAAATTATTAGTACATGCTCCAACCCCGAGTTTAGAGCTTTAGTGCTACAATACATGCCAAATGGTAGCCTTGAAAAGTGGTTATACTCTCACAACTACTACTTGAATCTTGTTCAGAGAGTAAGCATTATGGTTGATATTGCATCAGCATTGGATTATCTACACAATGGACAATCGGAATCTGTGGTGCATTGTGATTTGAAGCCAAGTAATATCCTTTTAGACGAGGAATTCGTTGCACATGTTGGTGACTTTGGCATTGCAAAGATTTTAGTTGAAAACAAGGATGCAACCCAAACCAAAACCATTGGAACAATTGGCTACATCGCACCAG AGTATGGTTCTGAAGGGATAGTGTCCACCAAAGGTGACATCTATAGCTATGGGATAATATTGATGGAGATGATAGCGAGAAAGAAACCCACTGATGAAATGTTTGTTGGAGAACTAGGTATGAGACAATGGATTGCATCACGTCTTGACAAAATGGAAGTCGTGGACCACAATTTACTTAGGAGAGAAGATGGACGAGATGTGACAGTCACGCAAACTATTCTTTCATCTATCTTAGAATTAGGCTTGAGGTGCTCTGAAGGATTGCCAGATGCAAGACCCAACATCAAAGAGGTGGTGGCCAAggttaacaaaataaaattggcACTTCTTGGAGATAGAAATAAGCGTGTCTAA
- the LOC115974976 gene encoding probable LRR receptor-like serine/threonine-protein kinase At3g47570 isoform X2 yields MMLIQRPSILLLLAFLLVQPCILQLSQSSNNFTDQSALIAFKSSISFGPNDTVFAASNWSITTNFCDWFGVSCSRRRQRVTALNLSNVGLQGIISPHIANLSFLVSLDLTNNSFYGVLPHEISHLHRLRELRLSYNLLEDNHFSGTLPMDLCTQHCPNLKGLYISYNEFSGKLPSQFNNCRELSILSLSDNKFDGSITEGFGSLEKLEVLFLGSNDLTGNIPPIISNLSMLQKFSIENNHISGSIPSDIWSLQNLIRLNFAVNNLTGTIPQNIFNVTSLKHLLLTINSFSGNLPLDTRISCPNLETLFLNTNNISGPLPSYLSNCSNLIDIDFTTNLLSGPIPTSLGNLKYLKTLFMSENQLLEKPGDQEHSFLSSLTNCRFLEELYIAVNPLNVTIPDVIGNFSVSLTTIVAFQSQIKGQIPIGIGSLKNLNFLDLSYNNLSGNIPSTLGELEGLQRLYLRDNNIGGNIPQELCQLRKLGDLLLSNNKISGSIPDCIGNLTVLQKLNLSHNGLTSSIPLNVLSLENLLFLDLSSNSLVGSLSPNMKKLAAIVFVDLSQNQIIGNIPSVIGSFESLSYLNMSKNKFQGDIPQSFGHLKGLDQLDLSNNYLFGTIPKSFEELRYLKFLNLSFNNLSGEIPFGGPFANFTAESFLGNVALCGNSTFGVPPCTSLSSQGSRVKQLLLKYIVPTIGSIIIIVALVIVLRRHPQSNMEIPGLPITLCQLNHRMISYQEIYRGTNNFSESNLLGIGGFGSVYKGILSDGITVAIKVLNLQLEGAFKSFDVECKVLRAIRHRNLVKIISTCSNPEFRALVLQYMPNGSLEKWLYSHNYYLNLVQRVSIMVDIASALDYLHNGQSESVVHCDLKPSNILLDEEFVAHVGDFGIAKILVENKDATQTKTIGTIGYIAPEYGSEGIVSTKGDIYSYGIILMEMIARKKPTDEMFVGELGMRQWIASRLDKMEVVDHNLLRREDGRDVTVTQTILSSILELGLRCSEGLPDARPNIKEVVAKVNKIKLALLGDRNKRV; encoded by the exons ATGATGCTTATACAAAGGCCATCCATTCTCTTGCTCTTGGCTTTTCTTTTAGTGCAGCCATGCATACTTCAGTTGTCCCAGTCTTCCAACAACTTTACCGATCAGTCGGCTCTCATTGCCTTCAAATCTAGTATCAGTTTTGGTCCAAACGATACTGTATTCGCAGCTAGTAACTGGTCCATCACAACAAACTTCTGTGACTGGTTTGGGGTCTCTTGCAGCCGACGCAGACAAAGAGTCACAGCGTTGAACCTTTCCAACGTGGGTCTCCAAGGCATCATTTCCCCTCATATAGCGAACCTCTCCTTCCTAGTCTCACTTGATCTCACTAACAACAGCTTCTATGGTGTTCTACCACATGAGATAAGTCATCTACACCGCTTGAGGGAACTTCGTTTGTCATACAACCTATTGGAAG ATAATCACTTCTCAGGAACCCTTCCAATGGATCTTTGCACCCAGCATTGTCCTAATCTTAAAGGACTCTATATTTCCTACAACGAATTCAGCGGTAAGCTCCCCTCACAGTTTAATAACTGCAGAGAGCTTTCAATCTTATCTCTGTCAGACAATAAGTTTGATGGAAGTATTACAGAAGGTTTTGGGAGTTTAGAAAAGCTTGAAGTGCTATTTCTTGGAAGTAATGACTTAACTGGAAATATACCCCCTATCATAAGCAACTTGTCAATGTTACAAAAGTTTTCCATTGAAAATAACCACATCAGTGGAAGCATTCCAAGTGATATATGGAGTCTCCAAAATCTGATTAGATTGAATTTTGCTGTGAATAATCTCACAGGGACAATAccccaaaatattttcaatgttaCATCTCTAAAACATCTCTTGTTGACCATAAATTCCTTCTCTGGAAATCTTCCATTAGATACTAGGATCTCTTGCCCTAATCTTGAAACTCTGTTTCTTAATACTAACAATATTAGTGGTCCTCTCCCATCATATCTTTCAAATTGTTCCAACCTCATTGACATAGATTTTACTACAAACTTACTCTCTGGACCTATTCCCACAAGTCTTGGAAATTTAAAATATCTCAAAACACTATTTATGAGTGAGAATCAGCTACTAGAGAAGCCTGGAGATCAAGAACATAGTTTCCTTTCATCTTTGACTAATTGCAGATTTTTGGAGGAGCTATATATAGCTGTCAATCCCTTGAATGTTACAATTCCAGATGTCATTggaaatttttcagtttcactTACAACTATTGTTGCATTTCAAAGCCAAATAAAGGGTCAAATTCCTATAGGAATTGGTTCCTTGAAAAACTTGAACTTTCTTGATTTGAGCTATAACAATTTGTCTGGAAATATACCGTCAACATTAGGGGAATTGGAGGGGTTGCAAAGATTGTATCTTAGAGACAACAATATTGGCGGAAACATTCCACAAGAGCTTTGTCAGCTGAGGAAGTTGGGAGATTTACTTCTctcaaataacaaaatttctGGATCCATCCCAGATTGCATTGGAAACCTTACTGTTTTGCAGAAACTAAATCTAAGTCATAACGGATTAACATCTTCAATCCCATTGAATGTGTTGAGCCTTGAGAATTTATTGTTCTTAGATTTATCATCAAATTCCCTTGTTGGATCTTTGTCtccaaatatgaaaaaattggCTGCTATTGTATTTGTGGACTTGTCTCAAAACCAAATTATTGGAAATATTCCAAGTGTCATTGGTTCCTTCGAAAGCCTAAGTTATCTAAACATGTCAAAGAACAAATTCCAAGGAGACATTCCACAATCTTTTGGACACTTGAAAGGATTGGATCAGCTGGACCTCTCAAACAATTATCTATTCGGTACAATTCCTAAATCATTTGAGGAACTTCGATATCTCAAGTTTTTGAATCTTTCCTTCAATAATTTATCAGGAGAGATTCCATTTGGTGGACCTTTTGCAAACTTCACAGCAGAATCATTTTTAGGTAATGTAGCACTTTGCGGGAATTCAACTTTTGGAGTTCCACCTTGCACAAGTCTAAGTTCTCAAGGATCAAGGGTGAAACAACTTTTGCTCAAATATATTGTTCCTACCATTGGATCAATAATAATTATTGTAGCATTGGTCATTGTGCTAAGAAGGCATCCACAATCTAACATGGAGATTCCAGGTTTACCTATCACATTGTGTCAATTGAATCACAGAATGATATCttatcaagagatttatcgtgGGACAAACAACTTTTCTGAAAGCAACTTGCTTGGAATTGGAGGTTTTGGTTCTGTGTACAAAGGAATACTATCTGATGGGATCACTGTTGCTATCAAAGTTCTAAACCTACAATTAGAGGGTgctttcaaaagttttgatGTTGAATGCAAGGTGTTAAGAGCAATCCGACACAGGAATCTAGTTAAAATTATTAGTACATGCTCCAACCCCGAGTTTAGAGCTTTAGTGCTACAATACATGCCAAATGGTAGCCTTGAAAAGTGGTTATACTCTCACAACTACTACTTGAATCTTGTTCAGAGAGTAAGCATTATGGTTGATATTGCATCAGCATTGGATTATCTACACAATGGACAATCGGAATCTGTGGTGCATTGTGATTTGAAGCCAAGTAATATCCTTTTAGACGAGGAATTCGTTGCACATGTTGGTGACTTTGGCATTGCAAAGATTTTAGTTGAAAACAAGGATGCAACCCAAACCAAAACCATTGGAACAATTGGCTACATCGCACCAG AGTATGGTTCTGAAGGGATAGTGTCCACCAAAGGTGACATCTATAGCTATGGGATAATATTGATGGAGATGATAGCGAGAAAGAAACCCACTGATGAAATGTTTGTTGGAGAACTAGGTATGAGACAATGGATTGCATCACGTCTTGACAAAATGGAAGTCGTGGACCACAATTTACTTAGGAGAGAAGATGGACGAGATGTGACAGTCACGCAAACTATTCTTTCATCTATCTTAGAATTAGGCTTGAGGTGCTCTGAAGGATTGCCAGATGCAAGACCCAACATCAAAGAGGTGGTGGCCAAggttaacaaaataaaattggcACTTCTTGGAGATAGAAATAAGCGTGTCTAA
- the LOC115977913 gene encoding EG45-like domain containing protein 2: protein MRHLVIMAIVFGLISRVLGDICTAASYGPPYMPTRCNGNQQEQFPPGNLFVAVSEGLWDNGAACGRRYRLRCLSGNNKPCKDGTIDVKVVDYCPQSPCPSTLLMSSNAFAAISHSPKAKINVEYIQI, encoded by the exons ATGAGGCACTTGGTGATCATGGCAATTGTGTTTGGCTTAATAAGCCGAGTTCTTGGGGACATATGCACAGCTGCTTCTTATGGTCCTCCATATATGC CTACAAGGTGCAACGGAAATCAACAAGAGCAGTTCCCTCCGGGAAATCTTTTTGTGGCAGTGAGTGAGGGATTGTGGGATAATGGTGCTGCTTGTGGGAGGCGTTATAGGCTGAGGTGCTTAAGTGGAAATAACAAACCATGTAAGGACGGTACCATTGATGTTAAGGTGGTGGATTACTGCCCACAATCGCCGTGCCCTTCTACCCTCCTCATGTCGAGTAATGCTTTTGCAGCCATCTCACACTCTCCGAAAGCAAAAATTAATGTCGAATATATCCA gatataa